Proteins encoded together in one Myxococcales bacterium window:
- a CDS encoding ATP-binding protein, translating to MSLSAKQTAIVTGTTGTGKATTSHAPSPVKACRKGFRGLYRRVARLFDELRIARTGTTTASCLSDRKADVLVLDDCALRHPLPRRRAGIYSRSSRRPLRPSRDRLHGTRSDPTDGTRTWPTPPSTDAILRSCAPGAHEIALTGPSRRKTQERIEVKLELQQVAGRLPCSRAWNRHRGLRRRR from the coding sequence ATGTCGTTGAGTGCCAAGCAGACGGCGATCGTCACGGGAACCACCGGGACGGGCAAGGCGACTACCTCGCATGCGCCCTCGCCCGTGAAGGCGTGCCGCAAAGGCTTCCGCGGTCTGTATCGACGCGTGGCGCGGCTCTTCGACGAGCTCCGCATCGCGCGGACTGGCACTACCACCGCGTCCTGTCTCTCGGATCGCAAGGCGGACGTCCTCGTGCTCGACGACTGCGCGCTCAGGCACCCCTTACCGAGGAGGCGCGCAGGGATCTACTCACGATCCTCCCGAAGACCGCTACGGCCTTCGCGCGACCGTCTTCACGGGACCAGATCGGACCCGACCGATGGCACGCGTACCTGGCCGACCCCACCGTCGACGGACGCCATCTTACGATCGTGTGCTCCCGGCGCTCACGAGATCGCGCTCACCGGGCCCTCGCGCCGCAAGACGCAGGAAAGAATCGAAGTCAAACTGGAGCTCCAGCAAGTGGCGGGCCGCTTACCCTGCTCGCGAGCCTGGAACCGTCATCGAGGCCTCAGGAGACGTCG